Proteins encoded by one window of Acetivibrio thermocellus ATCC 27405:
- the rimM gene encoding ribosome maturation factor RimM (Essential for efficient processing of 16S rRNA), producing MIQYLQVGKIVNTHGIKGEVKAIPLTDNPRRFNKLKWAYVSKEISNEMPKFDIVSVKHHKNFVILKFSGIDDMNAAEKLKEHFVIIDRKDAVKLPKDTFFICDLIGMNVFDTEEKKLGVLTDVLSTGSNDVYVVKSDNNKEILIPALKSVVKKVCFEDNKMVVDLPQGLIDDEV from the coding sequence GTGATACAATATTTGCAAGTAGGAAAAATAGTAAATACTCATGGTATAAAGGGAGAGGTCAAAGCTATTCCGCTTACTGACAATCCCCGTAGATTTAACAAACTTAAGTGGGCCTATGTGTCCAAAGAAATATCCAATGAAATGCCAAAATTTGATATTGTATCTGTAAAACATCACAAGAACTTTGTAATTTTAAAGTTCAGTGGAATAGATGATATGAATGCTGCCGAAAAACTTAAAGAACATTTTGTAATTATTGACAGAAAAGATGCTGTAAAGCTTCCAAAGGACACATTTTTTATTTGTGACCTCATTGGTATGAATGTGTTTGACACAGAAGAAAAGAAATTAGGGGTACTTACCGATGTGCTGAGTACCGGAAGCAATGATGTGTATGTGGTAAAAAGTGATAATAATAAGGAAATTTTAATACCTGCACTAAAGTCTGTGGTAAAGAAAGTTTGTTTTGAAGACAATAAAATGGTGGTAGATTTGCCTCAAGGATTGATTGATGATGAGGTTTGA
- the trmD gene encoding tRNA (guanosine(37)-N1)-methyltransferase TrmD: MRFDVLTLFPEVFDAVLGESIIGRARKNNIIQINTINIRDFSTNKHRKVDDYPYGGGGGMVMMAQPIYDAYLSIAEKLSYKPRVIYLSPQGRVLNQQIVKELSKENHLILLCGHYEGVDERIIEEIVDDEISIGDYVLTGGELPAMVLIDSVSRLIPGVLSSEESYSQESHYEGLLEYPQYTRPYEFCNRKVPDVLMSGHHENINRWRRQQSLKRTYLKRPDLFARLSLDETDKKLLEEALKETSE; the protein is encoded by the coding sequence ATGAGGTTTGATGTGTTGACACTTTTTCCCGAGGTTTTTGATGCCGTGCTTGGCGAAAGCATTATAGGCAGAGCCCGGAAAAACAATATAATACAAATTAACACTATAAATATAAGAGATTTTTCTACGAACAAGCACAGGAAAGTGGATGACTATCCTTATGGCGGCGGGGGTGGCATGGTGATGATGGCCCAGCCGATTTATGACGCTTATTTATCCATTGCAGAAAAGCTTTCCTACAAGCCAAGGGTTATTTACCTAAGCCCGCAGGGAAGAGTGCTAAATCAGCAAATTGTCAAAGAGCTTTCAAAGGAGAACCATTTGATTTTGCTCTGTGGTCACTATGAAGGTGTTGATGAGCGGATTATAGAAGAAATAGTGGACGATGAGATTTCCATAGGAGATTATGTGCTGACAGGCGGGGAGCTTCCGGCCATGGTACTTATAGACTCTGTCAGCAGGCTTATTCCGGGAGTTTTGTCCAGTGAGGAATCCTACTCTCAAGAGTCCCATTATGAAGGACTTTTGGAGTATCCTCAATACACAAGGCCTTATGAATTTTGCAACAGAAAAGTTCCTGACGTGCTGATGTCAGGACATCATGAAAACATAAACAGGTGGAGAAGGCAGCAGTCGTTAAAGAGGACCTATTTAAAACGGCCTGATTTGTTTGCCAGGCTGTCTTTGGATGAGACGGACAAGAAACTTCTGGAAGAAGCGTTGAAAGAGACTTCGGAGTAA
- the rplS gene encoding 50S ribosomal protein L19: MDIIKAIEQEQLKKDVPDFSIGDYVRVNVKVKEGNRERIQAFEGTVIAKKGSGISETFTVRKISYGVGVERIFPVHSPRVAGIEVIRKGKVRRAKLYYLRERVGKSAKVKTKLE; encoded by the coding sequence ATGGACATAATAAAAGCTATTGAACAGGAGCAGCTTAAGAAAGACGTACCTGATTTTTCAATTGGAGATTATGTAAGAGTTAACGTAAAAGTTAAAGAAGGTAACAGGGAAAGAATTCAGGCTTTTGAAGGTACTGTAATTGCCAAAAAAGGCTCCGGAATAAGTGAAACATTTACCGTAAGGAAAATATCCTACGGAGTTGGAGTGGAAAGAATTTTCCCTGTTCATTCACCAAGAGTTGCTGGTATTGAAGTTATCAGAAAAGGTAAAGTCAGAAGAGCGAAGCTTTATTATCTGCGTGAGAGAGTTGGTAAATCAGCAAAAGTTAAAACAAAATTGGAGTAA
- the lepB gene encoding signal peptidase I, with product MEFKKKPAGIDKNHENELKKKFGTNFQAEKPKYFKEIVKWILLIVVALFTALLLRAYVFEWVVVQGQSMENTLYNNEVLFVSKLNYDRPKRGDIVIIQIYEGNWDYLAFFKDIPLFRTLFPSQGEVNYIKRVVGLPGDEIDIRDGYLYINGEKQQEPYTKGLTYEQSFELPRVVPENKVFVMGDNREYSKDSRQLGFIGFERIKGKAIFRVKPLKSFGSIY from the coding sequence ATGGAGTTTAAAAAGAAACCTGCCGGTATTGACAAAAATCATGAGAATGAGCTGAAAAAGAAGTTTGGAACCAATTTTCAGGCGGAAAAGCCGAAGTATTTCAAGGAAATTGTAAAATGGATTTTACTTATAGTTGTAGCTTTATTTACCGCTCTTTTGCTTAGAGCCTATGTGTTTGAATGGGTGGTTGTCCAGGGACAGTCCATGGAAAACACTCTTTACAACAACGAGGTTTTGTTTGTAAGCAAACTCAATTATGACAGGCCGAAAAGAGGCGACATTGTCATAATTCAGATTTATGAAGGGAATTGGGATTATTTAGCCTTTTTTAAAGATATACCTTTATTCAGGACGCTTTTTCCCAGCCAGGGCGAGGTAAACTACATAAAAAGGGTGGTAGGACTTCCCGGAGATGAGATTGATATCAGGGACGGATATTTATACATTAACGGTGAAAAGCAACAAGAGCCGTATACAAAAGGGTTAACTTACGAGCAAAGCTTTGAGCTTCCCAGAGTAGTGCCTGAGAATAAAGTATTTGTCATGGGTGATAATAGAGAATATAGCAAAGACAGCAGGCAATTGGGCTTTATCGGTTTTGAACGTATAAAGGGAAAAGCAATTTTTAGAGTAAAGCCTTTGAAAAGTTTTGGCAGTATTTATTGA
- the ylqF gene encoding ribosome biogenesis GTPase YlqF, whose translation MNIQWFPGHMAKTRRILAENLKMVDVVVELLDARIPASSKNPEIDGIVKNKPKIVVLNKADLADEKISNEWSKWYNSQGYATIFIDSIKGTGIKQLKDQMRDIMKDRIERDRQRGRIFRPIRTMIVGIPNVGKSSLINKIAGKKSAVTGDRPGVTRNKQWINVNNEIQLMDTPGILWPKFEDKTVGINLAVTGAIKDEIIDTVELASILLEHLSKTYPENIKKRYKLESLQDKKGYELLEEAGKKRGCIISGGEVDLTRIAAIVLDEFRGGKIGRITLERPGDAVQELVAD comes from the coding sequence ATGAATATTCAGTGGTTTCCGGGTCATATGGCCAAGACCAGAAGGATTCTTGCAGAAAATTTGAAAATGGTTGATGTGGTTGTTGAACTTTTGGATGCAAGAATTCCGGCAAGCAGTAAAAATCCTGAGATAGACGGTATTGTAAAGAACAAGCCGAAAATTGTGGTGCTGAATAAAGCGGATCTGGCGGATGAAAAGATTTCGAACGAGTGGAGCAAATGGTACAATTCTCAAGGTTATGCCACTATTTTTATTGATTCCATAAAAGGTACCGGAATAAAGCAGCTCAAAGACCAAATGCGGGACATTATGAAGGACAGGATTGAAAGAGACAGGCAAAGAGGCAGAATTTTCAGGCCTATAAGGACCATGATTGTCGGCATACCCAATGTGGGAAAGTCTTCTCTTATAAACAAGATTGCCGGCAAAAAGAGTGCTGTGACCGGCGACAGGCCCGGTGTTACACGCAACAAACAGTGGATAAATGTCAATAATGAAATTCAGTTGATGGATACGCCGGGAATCCTCTGGCCGAAATTTGAAGATAAGACGGTTGGCATAAATCTGGCCGTTACCGGCGCGATAAAAGATGAAATAATAGATACCGTGGAACTGGCTTCGATTTTGCTTGAGCATCTTTCAAAAACTTATCCGGAGAATATTAAGAAAAGATACAAGCTTGAATCGCTGCAGGACAAAAAGGGATATGAACTTTTGGAGGAAGCGGGCAAAAAGAGAGGCTGCATAATTTCCGGAGGCGAAGTGGATCTTACAAGGATTGCAGCTATTGTACTGGATGAGTTCCGCGGAGGCAAAATAGGAAGGATTACCCTGGAAAGACCGGGAGATGCTGTACAGGAATTAGTAGCAGATTAA